In Chryseobacterium gleum, a single genomic region encodes these proteins:
- a CDS encoding RNA polymerase sigma factor: MSPTDYTLLKKIKSGDRPAFMLLYDRYWDSLYSFVFVRTRDKEITEEILQNLWVKLLEHTDTIQTDDSESAKGYLLRHLHYRIIDFYNSHKKTPPTLSIDEFDIPHEIDTADTDYFEILEENEISALLLMIDEVVSRLPSTEQQVYDMRIRKNMSVSETAEALGLSNKTVSNKLSRALGEIREQLNPEYQSSKKLVSILFLMEILTRY, encoded by the coding sequence ATGAGCCCAACAGACTATACATTATTAAAGAAAATAAAATCAGGTGACCGCCCTGCATTTATGCTGCTGTATGACCGATACTGGGATAGTCTATATAGCTTTGTTTTTGTACGGACCCGGGATAAAGAAATTACTGAAGAAATCCTTCAGAACCTTTGGGTGAAGCTCCTTGAGCATACAGATACCATACAGACTGACGATTCTGAAAGTGCAAAAGGTTATCTTCTCCGCCATCTCCATTACCGGATTATTGATTTTTATAACAGCCATAAAAAGACTCCTCCTACGCTGAGCATAGATGAGTTTGATATTCCACATGAAATTGATACGGCAGATACGGATTATTTTGAAATCCTTGAGGAAAATGAAATTTCTGCTTTGTTACTGATGATTGATGAAGTGGTTTCCCGGCTTCCTTCAACAGAACAGCAGGTCTACGATATGAGAATCAGGAAAAATATGTCTGTCAGTGAAACGGCAGAAGCATTGGGGCTCAGCAATAAAACTGTAAGTAATAAATTAAGCAGAGCCTTGGGTGAAATCAGGGAACAGCTGAATCCTGAGTATCAGTCATCTAAAAAACTGGTTTCTATCTTGTTTTTGATGGAGATTTTGACGAGGTATTGA